The segment TCGGGTCGAAGAGCGGGGTGTAACCGGCTCGCAGGTACAGTTCCCTGGCTTCGGGCTGGCGGTTGCCCGTGGTCAGGAACAGCCGTCGGTAGCCGTACTCACGCGCCGCTGCCTCGAGCTCCGCCATCACGCGCCGGGCCAGGCCCTGGCGTCGATAGTTGGTAGCTGTCCACACCCGCTTAACCTCTGCGGTCCCGGTCTCGAAGGGCCGGATCGCTCCGCCGGCCACCGGTTGGCCGTCGTGCAGCAGCAGCACAAAAGTATCCGGCCGGTTCTCCTCCTCTTCCTGATGCAGTCCCTCCAGCGCGGTCCCAGGCGCGAACACGTAGCGACTGGAGTATTCGACCGCAAGCTCGCTGCGCAGCGGAACCAGCAACGGATCGTCCGGCGCAACCTTGCGCACCTCGAGGTCCTCGGCCGGCACCCGGGTGTGCCGGGCACGCGGTGCCGGCGGCTCGGGTCGTGCGGACGGCGGCTCGGGTCGTGCAGACGGCGCAATCGATCCAGGCCTTGGAGCTGCCAGCTCGGGTGCCGAAACCCTCGCGGATGCATCGCGATCCGCCGCGTCGACATCAAAGGGAGCACGCAGCCGCAACTCGGCCAGGAACGACGTCGTCGTTTCCAGCACTGCCTGCGCAGCCGACGTTTCGAGAACGACGCCGCCATCCGGATAACTGGTGATGTCGGCCGAACGCACGAACCGTCCCGCGCTGATACTGGTCGCCTCCAGAATGGACAGCAACGGTTTCAGCCCGAAATCCAGCGCCAGGACGTGCGCCGTCGAACCGCCGGTCATCAGCGGCAGAACTGCTTTGCCGCTCAGCGCGGTCATGGGTAGCAGGTCGATGAACGACTTGAGCAGCCCGGAGTAGGTTGCCTTGTAGACCGG is part of the Saxibacter everestensis genome and harbors:
- the ssuE gene encoding NADPH-dependent FMN reductase; the encoded protein is MAKIVTLSGSPSNPSRTDALLAYVTRLLAGQGHDVQAISVRDLPATPLLAADVSDPEIRHAIQALTDADGVVIGSPVYKATYSGLLKSFIDLLPMTALSGKAVLPLMTGGSTAHVLALDFGLKPLLSILEATSISAGRFVRSADITSYPDGGVVLETSAAQAVLETTTSFLAELRLRAPFDVDAADRDASARVSAPELAAPRPGSIAPSARPEPPSARPEPPAPRARHTRVPAEDLEVRKVAPDDPLLVPLRSELAVEYSSRYVFAPGTALEGLHQEEEENRPDTFVLLLHDGQPVAGGAIRPFETGTAEVKRVWTATNYRRQGLARRVMAELEAAAREYGYRRLFLTTGNRQPEARELYLRAGYTPLFDPNEDLNQLKKLAFSRELYPAIAGAERDQTNDHNQADELRQEAS